The Clostridium sp. DL-VIII DNA window CATGTAATCATATCAATATCCTCCCTTTAAATCCGTTTAATCTATTTAAAAAACTTTATTTTTTTATTACTCTTTTGGCTGGTGAGATTGCATTAACTGGACAGACAGTAGAACATAACTGACATCCAACACACTTATTTGCTATAAGCATAGGTTTGTTTGTCTTTTCATCCATTTTTATAGCCTGATGCCCTCCATCAAAACATGATAAATAACATCTTCCACAACCTAAGCACTTTTCTCTATCAAATTTTGGATAGCATATACCGTCTCTTTCAAGCTCGTCTGCTGGAACGATATTAGGTAAGGCTTTCCCAATTATTTCACCTACACTTTTATAACCTTGTGAACTTAAATATAATTTCATTCCACCTATCAAATCATCAATAATCCTATAACCATATTGCATAACTGAAGTAGTTATTTGTAGATTTTCACAGCCTAAAGCCAAAAACTCAGCTGCATCTACCCACGTTTCAATACCACCCATTCCGCTTATAGGTGCATCTTTTAAATCCTCACAGACCTTCATATTATGAATAAACCTTAATGCTATTGGTTTTACTGCCTTTCCAGAATACCCTCCAACGCTTGACTTTCCTTCTACATTTGGTGCAGATTCAAAGCTCTCCAGATCTATATTCATAATACTCTTAATTGTATTAATAGCAGCAATTCCTGTAGCTCCTGCTTTCATTGCAGCCATTGCTGGTATTTCCATGTTGCCAATATTAGGTGTCATCTTTGCAAGTATTGGCAAATGAGTTCCTTTTCTAGTTGCCTTAGTATACAAAGCAACTAATTCTGGATTTTGTCCAACGTCAGAGCCTAAACCTTCCCCTGTCATATGTGGACACGAGAAATTACATTCTATGATATCAGCTCCTGCTTCTGTCATAAGCCTTGCAAGCTTAGTCCACTCTTCCTCATTCTGTCCCATAATTGATGCAACAATGACTTTAGTTGGATAATCTTTCTTTAACTGTTTTAAAAACTGAATATTTTCTTCTAAGGTATGATCTGAAATCTGTTCTATATTTTTAAAACCTATAAAAGGTAAATTTTCCTTAGTTAAAGCTGCGAACCTTGGAGAAACTTCTTTTGGTACAAACATACCGATAGTTTTAAAAGCTACTCCTGCCCATCCCATATCAAAAGCCTTAGCCACCATCTCATAATTGCTTCCAACTACTGATGAAGAAAGGAAAAATGGGTTTTCAGTATGAACACCGCAAAAATCTATAGATAAATCAACATCTTCCTCTTTTACTTTAGGTTCAGCTGCAATTGCTTTCATAATTTTATCGATTGGTACTGGTTCATTAATTTTTCCTTTTAAACATGCTTCTTTGCATGGTTTTCCTTTGCAAGTCTCACAAGGAAGCGGATGTGGCAGTTTATTCACTGCCCCAGCCTTGTTTTCAAATCTTAAAGAACGAATAATGTTATCCGCCTCAAGCATGTGGGGACAAGCTTTACTACAAGGTGCTTCATTGCATAAAAGACACCCTGACACATATTCATTAATAGAAATATCCTTATTAAATAAACTACTCATTTCCATTCCTCCTAATTATCTGCCTGTTTAAGCATTATCAAAGAAATAACAAGTAAGTAACCTTGCCTATTTTCTTTCATACGCCTTACTATTTACGTCCTACTCTCTTTACAAATTGTCCAAACCCTGGCTTTCCAACAAAGTTTCCATCATCATATACTAAATTTCCACGTACAAAGGTCTTTACTGGATATCCGTGAAGTTTCTTTCCTTCCCAAATAGTGTGATCATAATCTGAATGCATGTTATCTACTGAAATTGTGAAATCTTTATTTGGATCATAAATTACAATATCTGCATCCTTTCCAACTGCTAAAGATCCTTTATCTGCACAGCCAAATATTTTAGCTGGATTAAACGAACACAATTCAACTGCACGATTAAAAGTTATTTTCCCTTCATTTGCTGCTGAAAGCATATAAGGATATAAGTTTTCTACCCCTGCACAACCATTAGGGATCTTTGTGAAATCATCTTTTCCCCAGTCTTTTTCATAGCTTTGGAATGGACAGTGATCTGTAGCTACAGTATCTATAGCACCTGATTCAATTGCCTTCCAAAGTGCATCCTGGCTCTCATGACCTTTCATTGGAGGTGAGCATACAAAGTTTCTTCCATCTTCTCTCTTATATACATCACAGGTAAATTCCAAATACTGCGGACATGTTTCTATATAAATCTCATGACCATCATTTTTTGCAGCTATAGCTGCTTCCAAGCCTTCTTTGTCTGCCATATGAACTATATATAATGGTGCTTCCACCGATTTAGCCCAGTGAATTGCCCTCTTGTCAGCTTCTGCTTCTACAAATTCTGGTCTGCTTAAATAGTGATACCAGGCTGAAGTCTTGCCCTCTTTTAAGAATTTTTCAATATTCAAGTCAATTACATCTGGATTCTCTGCATGAATATTAGTAATAGCACCTGTTTCTTTTGCTTTTAATAATATTTTGACCAAAGTCCCATCGTCTACCATCATGCCTTCCTTCTTATATACTAAGAAGCATTTAAAGCTTGTAATTCCATAATTAACAGCAGCTTCAAATTCATCTAAAATAGCGCCGCCATTTAAGTCTGTTATACAGCAGTGAAATGCATAGTCTACGCAGGCTTCAGCATCACAGATATCTTTTCTTGACTCAATGGTTTCAATTATCCCACTTCCTTTTCTTTGCATTGGATAATCAAAAACTGTTGTAACACCACCACAAGCTGCTGCTCTTGTTCCTGCAAGATAATTATCTGCTGAAACTGTTCCTCCAAATGGCATTGCTAAATGTGTATGAGCATCAATGGCACCTGGTAATACTAACTTTCCCTTTGCATCTACTACCTTAGCACCTTCTTCAGAAAAACCAGTTCCTATTGCTACTATTTTTCCATTATTTACACCTATATCAGCTATATAAGACTCTGATGGTGTTACAATAGTCCCATTTTTAATAATTAAATCCATAAAAATTCTCCTCCCAACCTTTTTTAGTTATAAGTGACGAGTTATGAGTGATAAGTTAAGGAAGAAAAGCCTTAAGTTTTTCAAAATTATATTTCTATAATCTTTAAAATTTAAATTAAAAATTTTTAAACCTGACTTAAAACTTCTATCCTTAACTTAATAACTTGTCACTAATAATTCATAACTTATAATTTATAGCTCATAACTATTTTTCAGCTTCATCCAAATATTTTGATGTAAATGTAGTATCATCAACTACTGGATCTTTAGCTAAATCTTTATTGTATTTCTTTAAGAAATCCCCTGTTTGTTTAATAGCATTCATATCGATTTGTCCGATCTTTGAAGTATCAAAACCTTCTGGAGCTACAAGTTTTGCAACTTCTTTTGCCATGTATACTTGGTGATCTAAAGATACTGATTTATCAACATCGTAAACTGTCTTTCCTGCTGCTTCTGGATCTTTAACTGCATCCTGCCAGCCTTTGATTGAAGCTTTTAAGAACTTAACTAATAAATCTTTGTTTTTAGATGCCCAATCAGAATTTACAAATAGACAGTCTTCCATCATTGCAACGCCTTCATCATTCATGTCTATTATGTTTAAGTCGTCTTTGCTTGTTCCACCTTCAAGTACTAACCCTAGTTCGTTATATGTCATTGCTGAAGCTGCATCTACAGAACCTTCTTTTAGCTGATCCATTGTAAAGTCTTGTTGTACAAGCTTTAAATCTTTCTCTTTGTCTAGATTATATTTTGCAAGTAGTGCAAGAAGTTCATATTCGTTTCCACCAAACCAGTTTGCAACTTTTTTACCTGCTAAATCTTTTGGTGAAGTAATTCCCTTTTCTTTCTTAGATACTAGTAACATACCTGACTTTTGAAAGGTTTGAGCAACCTCTTGTAAATTATAGCCTTGAGCTTGATATGTCATTAAACTTGATACCCAGCTAACTCCAATATCTGCTACGCCGTTATATACGTTTTGTTCTGGAATAATGTCACTTCCACCTGGAAGAATTTGAAGATCAATTCCTTCATCTTTATAGTAACCTTTTGCTGCTGCCACATAGTATCCCATAAATTGTGATTGTGGAAGCCATTTTAATTGAAGTGTTACTTTTTGAAGTCCTCCATCACTTGTCTTTGCCGTGTCACCTGAATTTGACGAGCCTGATGAGGATGAATTAGATCCACATCCTATAAGCATTGCAGTCATCATCATTATCATTGTAAATAAAGCTAATAATCTTTTTTTCATAATTAAATTCCTCCCTATTAAATAAAATTTTTATCTTTGTGAAGCATGCCATTTTATAGCTCTGCGTTCTACCAGTATAATTATTGAGTATAGAACAATACCAATTACAGCTGCCATAACTATGTAAGACCACCCCATTGCCATCATTCCTTTTCTTAAATTATCTTTTACTCCAAAGCCAATACCTGAAGTTGATGAAGCAAAATATTCACTTATCATAGCTGCCATTATTGCTGCGGCAACATTAATTTTCAATGCTGTAAATATACTTGGAAGACAATTAGGCAGACGAAGTTTAAAAAATATAATTTTATTGGATGCTGCATAAGATTCTAACAGATCCTTTGAAAATGGTTTTAAGTCATTTAAACCACGATAGGCATTAATTGCCATTGCAGCCATGCATACAACTGTTACGACTCCAACCTTTTGTGCAAATCCACTGGTAAACCAGCGATTCATTATAGGCGATAATGCAACAATTGGAATTGCATTAAAGGCTGATATTACTGTAAGTCCTGTATAACCCCACTTTGGAAACTGAGTAGCTATAAGAGCAACAATAAAACCAATTATGCAGCCTAAAGCCATTCCCACTAATGCTCCTGATACTGTAACCGAAGTATCATATATCGCTTTAGAAAAATTACTCTGCAGCGTTTTTACTATCTGTGAAGGTATTGGTAGTTGAAAAGGCTTAAAACCCAAGGCACTATGGATAAAACCTAATTCCCAAATAGCTATTATTAAAATTCCAAAGCCTAATGGCCATAGAACATTTTTAATTTTTTCTCCCATATATTGATCCCCTTTCTTTAAGAAGTATTCCAAAACTAATAATTTCTAATACAATTATCTCTTTACGCGTTTTATGTAATTTGTTTTCTCCAAGGCATACAAATTTTTTCAGCTAAGATAACAATGAAATAACTAATAATACCCATAAGAGCACTTGTCACCACTGAAGCCCAAAATACATCTTTTGTTCCTGAATATAAAGAATAAAGAAGCTTTACTCCAATTCCTCCGCTTGAGCCAAGCATATCTATTAAAATAGAAGCTGTAATTGACATTGGTGCTGCTATTTTTAAGCCTGCAAATAAATATGGAAGAGAATATGGAATCATAAGTTTGTAATAAATGCTCTTTTTCTTTGCTGCGTAAGAATATAGTAATTCTTTCTTTTCGCTATCAACACTGTTTAATCCACTTAACATATTTATGGATACTGGAAAAAACGTGATGTAGGCTGCAATTATTATTCTTGATGCATCCATATCTTTTACAAGAGTGAAGATAATAGGCGCCAGCCCTAAAACAGGTACCATTTGCGATACAATAAGGTATGGCAAAGATATTTTTTCAACAACCCTTGATAAACTCATAATTATTGCTAACACAACCCCTATGGCTGTTCCAAGAGCAAAACCCATGACTGCTCTTGAAAAAGTCAATCCAGCTGCTCCCACAAGTTCTGTAAAATTTTGAGTAATTGATATTACAACCTCATGAGGATATGGCAATTTTGATGCTGCCATAGGATCTTTAGCTATTTTGTCTAGAAAGAAAGCAATTAATTCCCAAACTAGAATAATTCCAATAGTCCAGACTAAATTAACCTTATATTTTTCTTTCTTATCTATCATGGCTACACCCCCTCAAAGCTATTTCGAATCTTTGTTATATAATCATAAAATTGTGTTGTTTGTTTTGATTCCATGTTTCTTGGTCTTGGTATATCAATATCAATTACTGCTGAAACACGTCCAGGATGTGGTGAAAGCACTACCACTTTATCTGATAAAAATACTGCTTCTGAAATATTGTGAGTTACAAATATTACAGTCTTTTTTGTTTTTGTCCATATATTAAGTAAGTCCTCATGAAGCTTCTCACGTGTAAATTCATCTAAGGCTGAAAATGGTTCATCCATTAAAAGTATTTCTGGATTAATTGCAAGTGCTCTGGCAATCCCAACTCTTTGCTGCATTCCTCCACTAAGTTCATAAGGATAATGTTTTCCAAAATTCGTGAGTCCAACTAAATCGAGCATTTCTGTAACTCTTTCTGTACGCTTAGGCTTAGGCATTTCTAAAAGTTCCATAGGCATACATACATTTCTTCTAACTGTTCTCCAATCATATAAAACTGGGTTTTGAAATACTATTCCATATTTTTTTTGTAATCTTATATCTCTCGGAGTTTGTCCTCTTACCGTTACTTTTCCACTTGAAGGCTGAAGCAGATCAGCTATTATTCTAAGTAAAGTTGTTTTACCACAACCTGAGGGTCCAAGAAGTGAAATAAATTCGCCTTCCTTAACTTCTAAATTTACATTTTTAAGTGCTGTTACTGGCTCACCTCCATTTTTATCTTGGTAAACCATACTTAAATTTTCTATTTTTATTTCTATATTTTCTTCCATTGAATTTGGAAGTTCAGTTTTATTTATCGCTGTATTCATCAATTTAAACCTCCTTTTCTCAAGTTAACAATTTGTAGTTAACAATTAACAATTTTGAATTAAAGCTGCTAGCTTTCTTTCAATTAAAAAACGGCGCAAAACTTTTTAGGTTTTGCGCCGTTGCAATTGTTCTATATTTTTTAATAATCTAAGAAAATTTTATTATTAGTTTTTATTTAATTTCTACCATAGCTGACTATATATTTTTAATAAATCCTCTTTTGTAACCTCTTTTATTGTATTAGATGGACTTCCACTGTCAATGGCATCTTGGGCCATTTTATTTACTACTGCATCAAAATCTTCTTTATTAATTCCATATTCCTTTAAAGTAGGAATTTCGCATATATCACATAGTTCTGTAAGTTTTTCTAAAAAAGCTTCTGCTGCTTCTTTATCACTTTTTGTTTCGTCTGCTGCACCTATTGCTCTTCCTATATTTCCAAAACGTTCATATGTTCCATCTAAAACATAAGTTAAACATTCCTTTATAAGCATAGCGTTTGAAATTCCATGAGCTACATGAAAATTAGCTCCTATAGGTCTACTCATTCCATGAACTATTGTTACAGAAGAATTATTTATACATATCCCTGCCTCATAAGCTGCTATAGCCATTTCTTCTCTTGCCTTTTTATCTTGACCATTTAAATAAGCTAGAGGTAAATACTCAAAAATTCTTTTAATAGCAGCTAAAGCAAAAGTATCTGTTAATGGGCCTGCTTTTTTAGAAGTATATGCTTCTACTGCATGTGTAAGTGCATCCATTCCAGTTGCTGCTGTTACGCCTTTTGGTGCTGTGAGTGAAAACTTAGAATCAATAACTGCCAAATCTGGTAGCAATGCTTCTCCCTTTAGAAGCATTTTGATATTCTTCTTTGAATCTGTGATTACCGTAAATTTTGTAGCTTCCGATCCTGTGCCTGCTGTAGTTGGAATTAACACCATTTTGGGGAAATCACCTTCTATTGACTTTCCCATATAATCACATATCTCGCCTTCTAATTTTGTCATTGCTGCAATTGCTTTACCACTATCTAGAGGGCTTCCTCCACCTATGGCTATTAAGAAATCACACTTTGCTGCCTTATACGCTTTTACACCACTTTCAGTCATAACTTCTGTTGGTTCACCTGTAATGTCATTAAACACTTCAAAATCAATTTCCCATTTAGTTAAGCAGTCTGTAAGGATTTTAACTGTCCCCGCTTTAGTCACATTTTTTCCTGAAACTATAAATGCTTTTTTTCCAAAAGTCTTTATCACATTTTCACTGGCTTCTAATGCGTTATCTCCAAGAATTGTACGTCCTGGTAAACTAAATTCATATGCCATCTAATTCACCTCATCTAAATATATTCTTTATCTACGATGCTTAACACCTCATCGAATTTTGCAAGTTCTTCTTCTAATTGTTCTTTAGTAATTATTAACGGAGGAGAAATTAATATCATATTCTCATGAGAGTAAGTCATAAATTCTCTTTCTTTTAAAAGACCAATTATTTTTCCCATTATTCCTTCCGGATCTTTGCCATATGGTACTAATGGTTCCTTAGTTGTTTTATCTTTTACAAGTTCAACTGCTGAAAATAATCCTATATATCTTACATCTCCAACACTTGGATGAGAGGCTTTCATAGCTTCTAATTTTTCACCAAGCACTTTACCTACTGTATTAACATTTTCTAATATATTTGCTTCTTCATAATAATTTACTGTAGCAACTCCTGCTGCACAAGCTAGAGGATGTCCACTATATGTTAGACCACAAGATAACAGATTATCGTCGAAATATTCTGCAATTTCTTTAGTTACAACAACACCACCAAGCTGAACATATCCGCAGGTAACACCTTTTGCAAAAGTAACTATATCTGGTTTTACATCAAAATTTTCAAAAGCAAACATCTTACCAGTTCTTCCCCAGCCTGTCATAACTTCATCGCAGATCATAAGTATATTAAATTCATCACATAATGCTCTGATTCCTGGAAGATATCCTTTTGGTGGAATAATTACACCATTTGATCCTGTAATAGTTTCAAGTACTATAGCTGCCACACTATTTGGTCCTTCATAAATAATTTGTTCTCTAAGCTTTGCTAAATAATATTTTGTAGCTGCTTCTTCAGATTCAAATTCAATTGGTTCTCTATAAATATATGGATCAAAGAATTTTATAAATCCTGGAATTCCTGGTTCTAATGCATATCTTCTAGGTTCTCCTGTTAGGTTTCCTGATCCAAAAGAAGATCCATGATAGCTGCGGTAACGGCTGAAAACTTTTGTCTTTCCAGTGAACATTCTTGCAATTTTTATAGCATTTTCATTTGATTCTGCACCAGCATTTGTGAAAAATACCTTTCCCATGTTGTCAGGCATTAGTTCAACTACTTTTTTTGCAAGCTTTGCTCTAGATTCAGCTCCATAAGATGGGCCTATAAAGCAAAATTTATCAACCTGTTCTTTAATTGCATCTCCTATGGCTTTATTTCCGAAGCCTAGATTCATATTTACAAGTTGTGATGACATATCTGAATAACGATTTCCATCATAATCCCAGAAGTAAATTCCCTCAGCTTTTTCTATTGGAATTGGATTTATATTTCTTTGCTTACTCCAAGATTGCAAATTATATTTTTTTAATGTACTTTTAATTTCTTCACTATTCATTTTAAACACTCCCCTTACTTTACTTATGCAAATAAAAAACGGAACTTATTCAAGTGAACAAGCTCCGTTGCTGTTTTCCTATATAAATTCGTTTTTTCTTTAACTTGTATTTATTATATAATGGCTTATACTCCGTTTCAACAAATAAGTGACTAATCTTATTTGTGCAGTTGCACACTTAACTTAATTGAGAGTTATAAATTATGAACTCATAGTAAAAAAAGGCTGGGCTGCTCTTCAATTGAAACACGCCTCACCTTTTTTCGTTTTTATACCTTATCATATCTTTAAAGCTAATATATCTTCAACATCTAAGCCTGCCTGCACTATTCCTTTTGAGTCTTTTCTTGAAACAGCTACATACTTAAAATATCTATTATCTAGGTCTCTTTTCTGGAAGTTTTGTGTAACTATAGAATTCCTATCTTCAAGGACTTTTCTAAATACATGTGATTGAGATGTTTCGTCCTCTGTAAATCTAAAGCCCATGGCTGGAGCATTATTAGTCATAATTGTTACCCCATCGTCGTCGGTTATATAAACTTCTGATATTCCATTTTCTTCACAATATTTACTTATATTATTTTTATTTAAATCTCCTTTCACTAATTTCTCAGAAATCATCCTGCATTTACTAACAAGTTTATCTGCTATTATATTTTCAAACTCTTGAGTAAACTTAAGCATGTTTTCTATGGATTTTAGCATATTATTGCAGCTTTCAGCATTATCATTTTCTAACTTATTTTGATACTTAATATCTTCATTTATTAAATCGAGTTCAGCCATGAATTCTTCGAAGAAGTTTGAAACATCCTCTGAAGTTGTTTTAATCTCTCTATTAAAATCTAATCCTTCTTTAATTTTTCCAGACACCGTATGTATAGATGTTGTTATTTCCATAATTTCACTATTAATATCATTAAAATAATTTTTAATTGAATTTGTTGACTCATGAGCTTCTGTCCTCTTTTGAGATAATATGCTCATAGCATCAACCACCTCATTTGTCCTTGTATTTATTTCAGATATGTTGCTTTTAATATTTTTTGCATATTCAGAACTTTCATCAGCCAATTTGCCAATTTCAGAGGCTACAACCGCAAAGCCCTTTCCTGCCTCTCCAGCTCTTGCTGCCTCAATAGCCGCATTTAATGACAGCAGATTAATATTAGAAGAAAGTTTATTTATTAATTGAGCCATATCATCAACCCTATTGGTTATACTTGATAAACTCCCCATATGATTTGTTAAATTTTCTATATGTACATTCATATCCTCAAGTATATTAACCGCAATCTCAACTGTATTGCTTCCTGATTTTATATTATTTTCTGTATTATTTGCAGTTTCACGCGCATTATTAGATAAATTATATATTTTTTCTTGAGAATTGTAAGTTTCTATTGATAGTTTATTTAATTCCTCCAAATGCCTGAGGGTTGATTTAGATTTCTCATCAAATTCAGCAAACTTGCTTTTTATTTCTTCAGACGTTTTTATAGATTCCCTGCAGGATTTATTTACATGCTTTACCTGCTCTGAGATTTCTGTTGATGATTTTAAAGTACTATATACCCAAAACAACAGCTTCTTAGTTATTTTTATAAACTTATTATTAATTTCTTTTTCATTTGTTAGATCAAATGAAAAATTTCCTGAAACTATTTTCTGAACTGCCATATCATATTCACTTTTAAGTTTTTTACTCCTCCAATTTTTTATTATAAGTAATCCCATTAATACCAGTATTATAATTAACTCTGCTAAATTTAAACTATTAATATTCATCTTTATCACTTCCCTATTCTTTATATTTTAATACTCTGGTAACTCATATACTCTTAACTTTAAAAGTTTTTTTATACAACTCAATTAAATTCTCACCCTTTCATCTTTAATTCCACTTTTTTGAAGCTTTTTGATTTAAAAAAGGAGCTTATTCTATGAATAAGCCCCTTTGCTACCTTTTTCCATTTGTAATAATATAAATTATACACATATTTTTTATATTTTTAAGCAGGCAAATGACCATATTAATCTGTGCACATGCACACTTAGCACATGAAAATAAATAATGAGTCCAAAATATCCTTGCAATCGGACTTGTTTTTATTTGATAGTGCCTTAACTTAATTATGAGTTAATAGTGATGAGTTACAAGCTATTGTAAATCTATAGCAGATCTTTAATATAAAATCCTAAATAGAACCTTAGTTTTTCTTCTAAATCTAACGGGTTATATCCCGTAATCTTTTCAACTTTTTTCAATTGATTGTTAACTGTATTTCTATGAATATACTGCTTTTCTGCTACAAGACTCTGGCTCCCATTGTTTTCTAAGTACATATACATAAAATCAACTAAATCAGTATTGTTTTCTTTATCATATTTTTCTAATTTCCCTAAAGTATCTTCGTAATATTCTTTTAGCACTTCTTTATCCTTAGAATTTAAAAGCAGCTTATAAATATCAAGTTTTTTATAATAAATAACCTTCTTGTCTTTCTTTTTTGCCATCTTCATAGCTGTTAATGCCTTATTAAAATTCTCATCCTGCACTTTAATATCATTTAAATTTTCACTAATGCCTAAATGTATTTCCCACAAACCATCATCCCAATTCTTTAAGAAAGTGTTTACAAAATTATCAATATCATAATCACTATAATCTACAAGAACTAAAATGCAACAATCATTATAGGAAAATGAAATATATAATTGATGAATACTTCTAGCAATTCTTTCTGAATACATCTTTATTTTTTTCATGTTATAATCTTCATCGCTATTCTGACTGTTCTCAAAAGATATTGCAATAAAACAGAAACGGCTGTCTCTTAAATACCCATATCTCTCCATCTGTAAAATTAATGTATCTAAATCACCTATCTTAAAAATTATGTTTTTAATTGTAGTTGCAATACTCGCTTCTGTCTCATCGCTTTTCATAATCCGATAACATATATCTCTTGTTACATCTACCATCCGTGTTTCCCATGGAATAGTATAAAGCGGCAAATTGACAGCATCACAATAT harbors:
- the preA gene encoding NAD-dependent dihydropyrimidine dehydrogenase subunit PreA, whose protein sequence is MSSLFNKDISINEYVSGCLLCNEAPCSKACPHMLEADNIIRSLRFENKAGAVNKLPHPLPCETCKGKPCKEACLKGKINEPVPIDKIMKAIAAEPKVKEEDVDLSIDFCGVHTENPFFLSSSVVGSNYEMVAKAFDMGWAGVAFKTIGMFVPKEVSPRFAALTKENLPFIGFKNIEQISDHTLEENIQFLKQLKKDYPTKVIVASIMGQNEEEWTKLARLMTEAGADIIECNFSCPHMTGEGLGSDVGQNPELVALYTKATRKGTHLPILAKMTPNIGNMEIPAMAAMKAGATGIAAINTIKSIMNIDLESFESAPNVEGKSSVGGYSGKAVKPIALRFIHNMKVCEDLKDAPISGMGGIETWVDAAEFLALGCENLQITTSVMQYGYRIIDDLIGGMKLYLSSQGYKSVGEIIGKALPNIVPADELERDGICYPKFDREKCLGCGRCYLSCFDGGHQAIKMDEKTNKPMLIANKCVGCQLCSTVCPVNAISPAKRVIKK
- a CDS encoding ABC transporter substrate-binding protein; amino-acid sequence: MKKRLLALFTMIMMMTAMLIGCGSNSSSSGSSNSGDTAKTSDGGLQKVTLQLKWLPQSQFMGYYVAAAKGYYKDEGIDLQILPGGSDIIPEQNVYNGVADIGVSWVSSLMTYQAQGYNLQEVAQTFQKSGMLLVSKKEKGITSPKDLAGKKVANWFGGNEYELLALLAKYNLDKEKDLKLVQQDFTMDQLKEGSVDAASAMTYNELGLVLEGGTSKDDLNIIDMNDEGVAMMEDCLFVNSDWASKNKDLLVKFLKASIKGWQDAVKDPEAAGKTVYDVDKSVSLDHQVYMAKEVAKLVAPEGFDTSKIGQIDMNAIKQTGDFLKKYNKDLAKDPVVDDTTFTSKYLDEAEK
- a CDS encoding ABC transporter ATP-binding protein; this encodes MNTAINKTELPNSMEENIEIKIENLSMVYQDKNGGEPVTALKNVNLEVKEGEFISLLGPSGCGKTTLLRIIADLLQPSSGKVTVRGQTPRDIRLQKKYGIVFQNPVLYDWRTVRRNVCMPMELLEMPKPKRTERVTEMLDLVGLTNFGKHYPYELSGGMQQRVGIARALAINPEILLMDEPFSALDEFTREKLHEDLLNIWTKTKKTVIFVTHNISEAVFLSDKVVVLSPHPGRVSAVIDIDIPRPRNMESKQTTQFYDYITKIRNSFEGV
- the hydA gene encoding dihydropyrimidinase, with translation MDLIIKNGTIVTPSESYIADIGVNNGKIVAIGTGFSEEGAKVVDAKGKLVLPGAIDAHTHLAMPFGGTVSADNYLAGTRAAACGGVTTVFDYPMQRKGSGIIETIESRKDICDAEACVDYAFHCCITDLNGGAILDEFEAAVNYGITSFKCFLVYKKEGMMVDDGTLVKILLKAKETGAITNIHAENPDVIDLNIEKFLKEGKTSAWYHYLSRPEFVEAEADKRAIHWAKSVEAPLYIVHMADKEGLEAAIAAKNDGHEIYIETCPQYLEFTCDVYKREDGRNFVCSPPMKGHESQDALWKAIESGAIDTVATDHCPFQSYEKDWGKDDFTKIPNGCAGVENLYPYMLSAANEGKITFNRAVELCSFNPAKIFGCADKGSLAVGKDADIVIYDPNKDFTISVDNMHSDYDHTIWEGKKLHGYPVKTFVRGNLVYDDGNFVGKPGFGQFVKRVGRK
- a CDS encoding ABC transporter permease, which produces MIDKKEKYKVNLVWTIGIILVWELIAFFLDKIAKDPMAASKLPYPHEVVISITQNFTELVGAAGLTFSRAVMGFALGTAIGVVLAIIMSLSRVVEKISLPYLIVSQMVPVLGLAPIIFTLVKDMDASRIIIAAYITFFPVSINMLSGLNSVDSEKKELLYSYAAKKKSIYYKLMIPYSLPYLFAGLKIAAPMSITASILIDMLGSSGGIGVKLLYSLYSGTKDVFWASVVTSALMGIISYFIVILAEKICMPWRKQIT
- a CDS encoding iron-containing alcohol dehydrogenase encodes the protein MAYEFSLPGRTILGDNALEASENVIKTFGKKAFIVSGKNVTKAGTVKILTDCLTKWEIDFEVFNDITGEPTEVMTESGVKAYKAAKCDFLIAIGGGSPLDSGKAIAAMTKLEGEICDYMGKSIEGDFPKMVLIPTTAGTGSEATKFTVITDSKKNIKMLLKGEALLPDLAVIDSKFSLTAPKGVTAATGMDALTHAVEAYTSKKAGPLTDTFALAAIKRIFEYLPLAYLNGQDKKAREEMAIAAYEAGICINNSSVTIVHGMSRPIGANFHVAHGISNAMLIKECLTYVLDGTYERFGNIGRAIGAADETKSDKEAAEAFLEKLTELCDICEIPTLKEYGINKEDFDAVVNKMAQDAIDSGSPSNTIKEVTKEDLLKIYSQLW
- a CDS encoding aminotransferase class III-fold pyridoxal phosphate-dependent enzyme, whose protein sequence is MNSEEIKSTLKKYNLQSWSKQRNINPIPIEKAEGIYFWDYDGNRYSDMSSQLVNMNLGFGNKAIGDAIKEQVDKFCFIGPSYGAESRAKLAKKVVELMPDNMGKVFFTNAGAESNENAIKIARMFTGKTKVFSRYRSYHGSSFGSGNLTGEPRRYALEPGIPGFIKFFDPYIYREPIEFESEEAATKYYLAKLREQIIYEGPNSVAAIVLETITGSNGVIIPPKGYLPGIRALCDEFNILMICDEVMTGWGRTGKMFAFENFDVKPDIVTFAKGVTCGYVQLGGVVVTKEIAEYFDDNLLSCGLTYSGHPLACAAGVATVNYYEEANILENVNTVGKVLGEKLEAMKASHPSVGDVRYIGLFSAVELVKDKTTKEPLVPYGKDPEGIMGKIIGLLKEREFMTYSHENMILISPPLIITKEQLEEELAKFDEVLSIVDKEYI
- a CDS encoding ABC transporter permease subunit, which produces MGEKIKNVLWPLGFGILIIAIWELGFIHSALGFKPFQLPIPSQIVKTLQSNFSKAIYDTSVTVSGALVGMALGCIIGFIVALIATQFPKWGYTGLTVISAFNAIPIVALSPIMNRWFTSGFAQKVGVVTVVCMAAMAINAYRGLNDLKPFSKDLLESYAASNKIIFFKLRLPNCLPSIFTALKINVAAAIMAAMISEYFASSTSGIGFGVKDNLRKGMMAMGWSYIVMAAVIGIVLYSIIILVERRAIKWHASQR